DNA sequence from the Juglans microcarpa x Juglans regia isolate MS1-56 chromosome 5S, Jm3101_v1.0, whole genome shotgun sequence genome:
atacattagtgtttatacattattattattatatgttattatacattattataaataaaccTGTACTATAGCCTATAGTCTTTAGGGTTTAAATACAATTGTTTGTATTTATGCTTGTACTATTTATGCTTGTACTATAGAATTGATTATTgacaattacatattattaactcattatactTGTACTAAACTAGATTACTAGTGTcctacttatttttattatagtcTATAGACTTGTATTATAGtgattaattacatattattatattagtttctaacttatttctaagttaatgatttattagacttagtattatatgttattgtactagtgttattatacattagtatacatgttaatatgttatcatacattagtattacattttattatgaatttttacatttttctttatagtattatactttggtataatagtattacatgttcttataaatttatagattagtgtttatacattagtattaacgttattatacattagtattacaattagtttttatacattaatttattatacattagtatgatgtttacatatgtcatatactaaactattattaatcaatttagtcaatttatattatagtataaatatattattttataataattaactcacattattattgaatttaactaactatgtaagttataatgatgaatgtctaaaaaaatacacatattttttataacatatgtacaatatcggagtcagagtcggagtcggtccGACTCCACTTCTGACTTCAACTCCAACTTTTTAGGAGAAAAAAATCCTACAGAAGCGGGAATCGGATTCGGAATccgatttttggatttttactCGGCCCTAGTTGATATGATACACTTGGAGTACTTTCATGTGTCATCCATTTAAATGACACTCACACATCATGTTTGATTGAGAATgacaaaatctaaaatgaagaaTTGCATATCTCGAGATAGGAATAACATGTGTTTGATGGAATGCTTGAATCATCTCCTGGGTCTAATGTACGTTGGTATTTAGTACCACTACTTGGCAATAAGAAATGGGTTTGTTGAAAATGTTTTGTGGGCAGCTCGAATGTATTCACAGAGTTACAAGAAAATCTCTCTCATGATCATCTTAATCACCATCTTCTTGTTTGACACCAAATGATCGGATAATAATAAgtaatagatgataaataatttttgtgaagGGCATACCTTCctttttatcatcatctttCCACCATCTTCTAATGTGACTTAAATgattgagaaattatttatcaattattaCTTATCATCCAATCATTAGATGACACATAAGggaatgattaaaatatgaggGATAATACTTTTCATAGTTTTTCAATTAGTTAGTGCCATATTTGAAGACAGCGTCGGgatgataacaaataaaaaaaaaaaaaggataagtACCACTTCTCGAGTTAAATATGTAGGCTCCATTTAGATCTAGAGATGAGTAagaatgattttagatgagttgaataaaatattgttagaatattattttttaatattattattattttgaaatttgaaaaaattgaattatttattatattttgtgtggagactTAAGAAAGTTACaataataagatgatataagataaaatgaattgatatgagtttccaatccaaacaGAAGCGTAGTCTTTTGAAGATATGTTTATGGGACGTGTTTTGAGTAACTATTATAGTCGAGCTGAGCCCAATGAATTTAGGTTCACGAGCCTTCCAAAGTGTTTTAACGGGAAGTGAAGCCTTTGGGCATGAGAGAACTGCTCACTGCCAAACAATTCAAATTGGCAAGGGAGCGAAATGGTCAAATAGACTTCGAATTAAAATGCCAGCAAGTTAAACGGACATGAAGAGTTGAATTGGCACCACCGCACTAAAGGCAAGTTTTCTAGAGTAATCCACGATCGGAACTACCAACTACCAAGGCACTGGTAATAGCGGCAATAGAATGACATGACAAGGCTAGTGAACTCAAAGGTTAGTGTGAGAGGAAGGGGGAGAGAATGACAAAATCGAAAATGAATCCCATcttatacatacatatgtgtgtgtttgtgtgtgtgtgtgtgtataaaggATCCGCCCATCCACCAGGGGCCTTTTCCTTTCGCTAAGGTCTCGTATGTtttcacaaatgagatgagttgagataaaaattgaaagttgaataaaatattattaaaatatttttttttaatattatttttgttttgaaattgaaaaaaattaaattgtttattttatattgtgagaatttgaaaaagttataataattatataagatgagatgaaatgagataagatgtgttgtgaaaacaaacgagacctaaattaaataaatatcctTACTATGCGAATCTGTAGGGGAGGTATCCTAAATACATaactcctaggggttggctcaagtgataaaggccttggtcttagAAGTATGCTCCCCCAGGTCCAATGTTAAAATCTTTtttggtgcaaacaatctctaaatACCATCAGACTGGGAGATTTCCTCCTtaaattacccgaggtgcacttgcaggaaactccttgccgagggcctgtatACCCTCGGAATTAGTCGAGACGCTGTTCCTAGACACTCAGGGCTAATCAAataacattctcccacttgttACCCTATGGGGTGGCTCGATTCACTGAGCAACCCGCATTACATTACAAGGGCACCCAAGCCTATCTTCGAGGTCAACACAAACATTAGTCCTTCACAAGCTCTAATTATTGAAACATTAATAAGAGATAATATGCTTTTCCAAAACATGAAAGCTGAATTCCAAGATGCCCtagaaaaattttcttataaaatggAATTTTCCAAAAGGCCACCAGATATGTGGATGGCAAGGGAGGGACCCAAAACAATTACTGGAGAACCCGCAGCAAGATTTGATTATTGAGACAGAAGCTCCTGTTCTTCTTGATAAATGCATTCATTGCTTCAGTCTGTGAAGGAAACTTTACTGTTGCCATTCTTATGGGATCCGGGAATCCAGCTCTGCAAACGTATAACCAAGGTTTCACCACACCATATAACTCTTTACTGTTATTATAAGGAACAAACACCAGTTTATCTCATTTTAAAGTACTAGGCATAAACCTTAGGAACATGTCAATTGAGGATGCATCGTATTCACAACCGGTCAGGAAACGCTCCACATCTTCTGGAAGGGCATTTCGTGGGATTCCTTGTAGTAAGACCTGATGGAAAATGTAAGTCCAAGTTATATCATTACATGTGTtgtagtaaaataatatatatatatatatatagagagagagagagagagagagagacacgtGCGTGggcacacacacacaagaaCGATTTGCAATGCTTTACCCAGAAGTCTTCAAATTcagaaagaatatttttatgataagtCAAGTCCAGAAAGAATGATGTAAAATGCAGATAACATAAAAATTCTAACAGGTTTTAGATATTGTTAAAACAATCTAAGTCCCCTATATTTGTGGCATACTTTGAAGGTAGAGAAAAAGAAACTCAATGCCTAAGTTGAAACATCTTTGCAGAGCCGGCCTCAGGTTTCTGACAGAAGGCAATTAGTACCCAATGACAACATCTACAAGCAGCAGGGATAAACTAAATGAATAGATCAGAGCAGAAGAATCTTcagaatgaataaatatggcTGATGTTTGACACAGAAACAAATGAAGATTTAACCCCTATgtgaaggaagatgcacgcttTGGTCCTAAAACCTGAATCGAAATAATCTGGAACTCTAATTTAGGACAAGCGATTTTGTTGCGAGACTAATTGCTGGGACTTCAGCACAATTGGTAGGTCTAAATATTAGAGTTCAAAAGTTAACtcaagatgagaaaaatatgaTTGAGAACTTTAACTTACGGCTTTTCCATTATATGGTATAAGAAGATCCCACTGCGAGCGATCAGCCTGATATCCAATAAACATACATCATCAGCCTGAGGCATACTTGAGTAATAACACAACCGGATCAATCATATCTTAGAACATGTGTTTTTAAGGTAATACCCTCTCCAATTTGTACAATCTACCCTTCTTTCCAATCACCCTAATAGCTTGGTCAAAGGCATTACGCGAAGGAAATTGCACCATCCTGATcatagaaacaaataaatatgaaaaaaaggaaacatacaaataaataccaagtgatgaaaaaataaaatttttacacattttacaATACTTTTTCTTTATCACTAACTTTTCCACAGATTTAACAATACTATGGCAAGGACACTTTGTAAACAATAATAGACAACTAACAGAAGCAACAAACACGCTAAATATGTGAAATGTTGCAAACAGAGAGCATAAAAACCAATAATTCCTTTAAAGTCAACTACAAGCTTCagcaaaaaaaatataggtaGTCCCCCAAATATCTACCAAATGCTGCTATGGAACCCCCAATGCAAAAATCCTACAGAAAAAAGACGACATGCAGCACAGTAAAGATGATTCTTTTCACTATTGAATGCCCAAGCACACACATAAACATCCGTAAAAGCCGAGCGAAGTATGTGGAGCATTACATTCCAACTGGCGTAAAGCTCCGGTTGTAGTCGACCTTCACATCGTCCAGAGTCAATTTGCACCCTTCAAGCATGTTGACAATGTCGGTCTTCAGCGTATGCCTTGTAACTCCAATCAACCTCCCGTAAACCAAACCTGAATTCATTGGGAGACAAGAGTGTCGAAAAATATGTGCCCATTTCAGCAAAATACTTCatacatttatcattttcgTCTTTTACGCccattctcttcattttctcagcaaccaaacagagacaaaaagatttaaaacttAATCCTATCTCCTAACCATACGTTGAGAATATAAGCACGCCCGTATAAACCCTAGACCCagactcaaaactcaaaaatccCAGGTGTACGATTCATAACACAGCCACTAGATTCCCAAATCAAagctcaaaagaaaagaaatatccCGTACCTGTGCCTGGGGTTTGAAGAAATGAATCAACCGCCGAGTCCTGCGGCGGCTGCTCAGCTTCGGTCGAGAACCATCTCGGCAATTCGCAAAGAAGTAATGGGATGCCATGATTTTccctaaccgttcgaacggttaatcTTGATCCAAGTGCGGTTGCAAAAAGCCTGAGCTTCGACATTTTCTCGGGGaaggttttgggaaatgaacgAGTACAAGCTCGCGACTGGGCAGCGCTGTGGCAATCAAACGAGGAGTAATGGAATGGTCTACAACAGACTATGGAGTATGCTAGGGAAAGCTGCTGCTGTTCGTTTTGTAACGTGGGAATTAGAGTAGCTTCCCCAAGTTTTCTCAAGATGGTTATAAGCTCCCACCagcttagaaaataaaaaaaaaaaaaattatgtacatttatttttgtatattttatttatatgattggCTCCGtcacatttttaatataaaataactattttgacCAGTTACATCAGTGGAAT
Encoded proteins:
- the LOC121266939 gene encoding uncharacterized protein LOC121266939, giving the protein MSKLRLFATALGSRLTVRTVRENHGIPLLLCELPRWFSTEAEQPPQDSAVDSFLQTPGTGLVYGRLIGVTRHTLKTDIVNMLEGCKLTLDDVKVDYNRSFTPVGMMVQFPSRNAFDQAIRVIGKKGRLYKLERADRSQWDLLIPYNGKAVLLQGIPRNALPEDVERFLTGCEYDASSIDMFLRAGFPDPIRMATVKFPSQTEAMNAFIKKNRSFCLNNQILLRVLQ